One Amaranthus tricolor cultivar Red isolate AtriRed21 chromosome 10, ASM2621246v1, whole genome shotgun sequence genomic window carries:
- the LOC130824947 gene encoding protein FAR1-RELATED SEQUENCE 1-like, which produces MKKLTDKVYIELRNDDEFLRRINRLVYKRDNEPHEFEDQWSNTRIPLEKHASSVYTDVVFKDFQEQILSARDECGFEKNFVRDGKDVYRVVHFNTGTIFEVVYDAQTLYVDCSCKLFKRVRVLCKHALWVLHAKGIKYILEAYILKMWTKDASKTPFYDIDGTLLDGNNAMESRKGILGDVWNELYSAELLAKKNRGVEKTKRQELEKFLGCEAPTTITIQNPKQSSNKGKRKENDPKQKDTEDEEEQRWQMIESML; this is translated from the exons ATGAAGAAACTAACTGATAAAGTTTATATTGAGTTACGTAATGATGATGAGTTTTTAAGAAGAATTAATAGACTTGTATATAAAAGGGATAATGAACCCCATGAATTTGAAGATCAGTGGTCAAAT ACTCGTATCCCTCTTGAAAAACATGCTTCTAGTGTCTACACAGATgttgtttttaaggattttcaaGAACAAATTCTTAGTGCACGTGATGAGTGTGGTTTTGAAAAGAATTTCGTTAGAGATGGCAAGGATGTGTATCGTGTGGTACATTTCAACACTGGGACAATTTTTGAAGTTGTGTATGATGCACAAACATTGTATGTTGATTGCTCTTGTAAGTTATTCAAAAGAGTAAGAGTCTTATGTAAGCATGCATTATGGGTTTTGCATGCAAAAGGCATTAAATATATACTAGAAGCTTACATATTGAAAATGTGGACAAAAGATGCTAGCAAAACACCTTTCTATGATATTGATGGCACGTTATTGGATGGTAATAATGCTATGGAATCTAGAAAAGGGATTTTAGGAGATGTTTGGAATGAG TTGTATTCAGCTGAGCTTTTAGCAAAAAAGAATCGTGGGGTTGAGAAGACAAAACGTCAAGAGTTGGAAAAGTTTTTGGGTTGCGAAGCTCCTACAACAATTACAATTCAAAACCCTAAACAATCTTCAAACAAAGGCAAGAGGAAAGAAAATGATCCAAAACAAAAGGAtactgaagatgaagaagagcaaagg TGGCAAATGATTGAATCCATGCTTTAG